Proteins encoded by one window of Erythrobacter sp.:
- a CDS encoding gluconate 2-dehydrogenase subunit 3 family protein → MSIESMANMNRRSLMGRALLLLGASAAASACQSMDAFALQPEPVGTGPLTAQQMAVLTAMAGQIIPQTDTPGAVEAGVPERLEGMLSTWASPETRAGFERVLADVDALPEDGRSFAAVSPQEQERLLRAHDAQAMQPSGPVRYNYTTPVSTPTDPVYGRLKDLIVTLYYLSEAAMTQEIIYTHVPGAWQPSTPVTPDTRPLAGASL, encoded by the coding sequence ATGTCGATAGAAAGCATGGCGAACATGAACCGCCGCAGCCTGATGGGCCGCGCGTTGCTGCTGCTCGGCGCCAGCGCCGCCGCCAGCGCCTGCCAAAGCATGGATGCCTTCGCGCTCCAGCCCGAACCTGTCGGCACCGGCCCGCTCACCGCGCAGCAGATGGCGGTGCTGACCGCGATGGCCGGGCAGATCATCCCGCAAACCGATACGCCCGGAGCCGTCGAAGCCGGAGTTCCGGAGCGACTGGAAGGGATGCTCTCGACCTGGGCCTCGCCCGAGACGCGCGCCGGTTTCGAGCGGGTGCTGGCCGATGTCGATGCGCTGCCGGAGGACGGGCGCTCCTTCGCCGCGGTCTCGCCGCAGGAGCAGGAACGCCTGCTGCGCGCGCACGATGCGCAGGCGATGCAGCCGAGCGGGCCGGTACGCTACAACTACACCACCCCCGTCTCCACCCCGACCGATCCGGTCTACGGCCGGCTCAAGGATCTGATCGTCACGCTCTACTACCTGTCGGAAGCGGCGATGACGCAGGAGATCATCTACACCCACGTGCCCGGCGCATGGCAACCGTCCACCCCCGTCACTCCTGACACCCGGCCGCTGGCCGGCGCCTCGCTCTGA
- a CDS encoding sugar phosphate isomerase/epimerase gives MKIGINMLLWTGHVGEELVPVLQALKATGFDGVEVPMFDAEVPGHYRWLGGVLDDLGLERTASVVIPDGAHNPASPDAAHRQGAVDHLSRAIDCCHALGAQAMVGPYFQPLGEFTGDRPQPEELERCAEVHRIVAPLARAAGVTCALENLNRFEAYLLNTSEQTVAHCRNVDAPGFGILYDTFHAHIEEKDPLAALRQVHAAGYLAHVHISENDRGTPGSGHAKIREAIAVLRELQYDGWLTIEAFGRGVPALAAATKVWRDFFASPEEVYTQGYRYIRECWDNS, from the coding sequence GTGAAAATCGGCATCAACATGCTGCTGTGGACTGGGCACGTCGGCGAAGAGCTGGTGCCCGTTTTGCAGGCACTGAAAGCGACCGGATTCGACGGGGTGGAAGTGCCGATGTTCGACGCCGAAGTGCCCGGTCATTACCGCTGGCTGGGGGGCGTGCTCGACGATCTGGGGCTGGAGCGCACGGCTTCTGTCGTTATTCCCGATGGTGCGCATAATCCGGCCTCGCCCGATGCGGCGCACCGGCAGGGCGCGGTCGACCACCTCAGCCGCGCCATCGACTGCTGCCACGCCTTGGGCGCGCAAGCGATGGTCGGCCCCTATTTCCAGCCGCTGGGAGAATTCACCGGAGACCGCCCGCAGCCCGAAGAGCTGGAGCGCTGCGCCGAAGTCCACCGCATTGTCGCCCCGCTGGCGCGCGCGGCGGGCGTGACCTGTGCGCTGGAAAATCTCAACCGCTTCGAAGCCTACCTGCTCAACACTTCCGAGCAGACCGTGGCCCATTGCCGCAATGTGGACGCGCCCGGCTTCGGCATTCTCTACGATACCTTCCACGCGCATATCGAGGAGAAGGACCCGCTGGCAGCGCTGCGCCAGGTCCACGCGGCGGGCTATCTGGCGCATGTGCACATCTCGGAGAACGACCGGGGCACTCCCGGCAGCGGCCACGCCAAAATCCGCGAGGCCATCGCGGTGCTCAGGGAACTGCAATACGACGGCTGGCTGACCATCGAAGCCTTCGGGCGCGGCGTCCCCGCACTCGCCGCCGCCACCAAGGTCTGGCGCGATTTCTTCGCCAGTCCGGAAGAAGTGTACACGCAAGGCTACCGCTACATTCGCGAATGCTGGGACAACAGTTGA
- a CDS encoding MFS transporter: MATKAGAVFNRSAIYWICVLALFTAALSNSVRVGVSGAMKAALLDPLDPGRSGEMLGTVLGSSFLGFALSLLVISPLLDKIGARKIVLFAATCFVIGPVLVLLAGNAGSSVYLLLNVAMVIWGFGWGATEASINPVTATLYPDDKTGRLNSLHAWWPAGLIVGGLLSVFLFNQSGVAWEVLIALPIVPGVLCGLWALRHPFPQTESTARGVSFGNMIKEPFKRPTFWVFFLLMFLTASAELAPGAWVDVTLSNTAGMPGVLVLVYVSAIMFVMRHFAGALDRKFSDMGLLWMCTVPAGIGLYLLSTANSPFTALVAATLWAFGVCFMWPTMMAAVSRRYPDSGPWGIGLIGFAGALAIYFVLPQLGAIYDKAKLERAGGETAFNAMAAGTPEMQDVLGYASEVSFQTIAIIPAILFVIFGAVWYLERRRGALGSPSTAVPAE, translated from the coding sequence ATGGCAACAAAGGCGGGGGCGGTTTTCAACCGCTCGGCAATCTACTGGATCTGCGTACTGGCGCTGTTCACCGCCGCGCTTTCCAACTCGGTGCGCGTGGGCGTATCCGGGGCGATGAAAGCGGCGCTGCTCGATCCGCTCGATCCGGGTCGATCTGGCGAAATGCTCGGCACGGTGCTGGGCAGTTCGTTCCTCGGCTTTGCTCTCAGCCTGCTGGTGATCAGTCCGCTGCTCGACAAGATCGGTGCGCGCAAGATCGTGCTGTTCGCCGCCACCTGCTTCGTGATCGGGCCGGTGCTGGTATTGCTGGCGGGCAATGCCGGCAGTTCGGTTTACCTGCTGCTCAACGTGGCGATGGTGATCTGGGGCTTCGGCTGGGGTGCGACCGAAGCGTCCATCAACCCTGTCACTGCCACGCTCTATCCCGATGACAAGACCGGGCGGTTGAACAGCCTGCATGCCTGGTGGCCTGCCGGGCTGATCGTTGGCGGATTGCTCAGCGTGTTCCTGTTCAACCAGTCGGGCGTGGCCTGGGAAGTGCTGATTGCCCTGCCCATCGTGCCGGGCGTCCTGTGCGGCCTCTGGGCGCTGCGGCATCCGTTCCCGCAAACCGAAAGCACCGCGCGCGGTGTCAGCTTCGGCAACATGATCAAGGAGCCGTTCAAGCGCCCGACGTTCTGGGTGTTCTTCCTGCTGATGTTCCTTACCGCTTCTGCCGAACTGGCTCCGGGTGCCTGGGTCGATGTCACCTTGTCCAACACGGCGGGAATGCCCGGCGTGCTGGTGCTGGTCTATGTCTCTGCGATCATGTTCGTGATGCGACATTTTGCTGGCGCGCTCGACCGGAAGTTCTCAGACATGGGGCTGCTGTGGATGTGCACGGTACCCGCGGGGATCGGACTCTACCTGCTCAGCACGGCCAATTCGCCCTTCACCGCACTCGTCGCAGCAACGCTATGGGCATTCGGGGTGTGCTTCATGTGGCCGACGATGATGGCGGCGGTTTCGCGTCGTTACCCGGACAGCGGACCATGGGGCATCGGCCTGATCGGCTTTGCCGGGGCGCTGGCGATCTATTTCGTGCTGCCGCAACTGGGCGCGATCTACGACAAGGCCAAGCTGGAGCGTGCGGGAGGTGAAACGGCCTTCAATGCGATGGCTGCCGGCACTCCGGAAATGCAGGACGTGCTCGGTTACGCTTCCGAGGTCTCGTTCCAGACCATCGCGATTATCCCGGCGATCCTGTTCGTGATTTTCGGGGCAGTGTGGTACCTCGAACGCCGCCGCGGTGCACTGGGTAGTCCTTCGACAGCAGTCCCTGCGGAGTGA
- a CDS encoding sugar phosphate isomerase/epimerase: MIKGPAIFLAQFAGDTAPFNSLDAITRYMGDLGYKGVQIPTWDGRLFDLEKAAESQDYVDEVKGICAQNGVEVTELSTHLQGQLVASHPAYDRLFDGFAPTQVHGNVEARTAWAVEQMGLAARASRRFGCTSHATFSGALMWHLVYPWPQRPAGLVDEAFAELGRRWKPVLDQFEENGVNACYELHPGEDLHDGVTFERFLAAVDDHPRANILYDPSHFVLQQLDYLAFIDIYHERIKAFHVKDAEFNPTGRSGVYGGYQSWEDRPGRFRSLGDGQVDFTGIFSKLTQYGYAGWAVLEWECALKHPEQGAAEGAPFIAKHLIRKAESAFDDFAGGGSDPDLIRQVLAI; the protein is encoded by the coding sequence ATGATCAAAGGCCCCGCCATCTTTCTCGCCCAGTTCGCCGGTGACACCGCGCCGTTCAACTCGCTCGACGCGATCACCAGGTATATGGGCGATCTCGGCTACAAGGGGGTGCAGATCCCGACATGGGACGGGCGGCTGTTCGATCTGGAAAAGGCTGCCGAAAGCCAGGACTATGTCGATGAGGTGAAGGGCATTTGCGCGCAGAACGGCGTCGAAGTGACCGAGCTTTCGACCCATTTGCAAGGCCAGCTGGTCGCCAGCCACCCGGCCTACGACCGATTATTCGATGGGTTCGCTCCGACGCAGGTGCACGGCAATGTCGAAGCGCGCACCGCCTGGGCGGTGGAGCAGATGGGCTTGGCGGCACGGGCCAGCCGCCGGTTCGGCTGCACCAGCCACGCGACCTTCTCCGGCGCGCTGATGTGGCACCTGGTCTATCCGTGGCCGCAGCGCCCCGCCGGGCTGGTGGATGAAGCCTTTGCCGAACTGGGGCGGCGGTGGAAGCCGGTCCTCGACCAGTTCGAGGAGAACGGCGTCAACGCCTGTTACGAGTTGCATCCGGGCGAAGACCTCCACGACGGGGTGACATTCGAGCGGTTCCTCGCTGCAGTGGACGATCACCCGCGCGCCAATATCCTCTACGATCCCAGCCACTTCGTGCTGCAGCAGCTCGATTACCTGGCTTTCATCGACATCTATCACGAACGCATCAAGGCCTTCCACGTCAAGGATGCCGAGTTCAATCCGACCGGGCGTTCGGGCGTTTACGGCGGTTACCAGTCGTGGGAAGACCGCCCCGGCCGGTTCCGCTCGCTGGGCGACGGGCAGGTGGATTTCACCGGCATTTTCAGCAAGCTGACGCAGTACGGATACGCTGGCTGGGCAGTGCTCGAATGGGAATGCGCACTCAAGCATCCCGAACAGGGCGCTGCCGAGGGCGCGCCGTTCATTGCCAAGCACCTGATCCGCAAGGCCGAAAGCGCCTTCGACGATTTCGCCGGGGGCGGTTCGGACCCGGATCTGATCCGGCAAGTGCTGGCAATCTAG
- a CDS encoding Gfo/Idh/MocA family oxidoreductase has translation MRYGMIGGGQGAFIGGVHRIAARIAGNWDLVAGALSSTPEKARASGAELGLAADRTYGSWQEMLEREAALPADVRIEAVSIVTPNHMHAAPAISALEAGFDVIIDKPLADSLENARAIADAAARTGRRVAVTHTYTGYPLVKQARRMVASGQFGKVRRVSVKYTQDWLSRASDLEGNKQAAWRVDPAQSGAAGAFGDIGTHAANLAEFITGERITRIAAELTMLDGRQIDDDGAALFHLSGGGKGTLVASQVLVGDINDLAISVYCEEAGLHWRQEEPNTMRVGYRDRPTEIWNAGGNRAYLAEDVLAIQRTPAGHPEGYLEAFANIYAAFGKALRGEVPAGDEPGYATVEDTLAGMRFISAAIESSRNNAAWTNI, from the coding sequence ATTCGTTATGGCATGATCGGCGGCGGTCAGGGCGCTTTTATCGGCGGGGTGCACCGCATCGCCGCGCGGATCGCGGGCAACTGGGATCTGGTCGCGGGTGCGTTGTCCTCCACGCCGGAGAAAGCGCGGGCTTCGGGCGCGGAACTGGGGCTGGCGGCAGACCGGACCTATGGATCGTGGCAGGAAATGCTCGAGCGCGAAGCCGCCCTGCCCGCCGATGTGCGGATCGAGGCGGTCTCCATTGTCACCCCCAACCACATGCACGCAGCGCCCGCGATCAGCGCGCTGGAGGCAGGATTCGATGTCATCATCGACAAGCCCTTGGCGGATAGTCTGGAAAACGCGCGGGCTATCGCCGATGCCGCAGCGCGCACGGGGCGCAGGGTGGCAGTGACGCATACCTATACCGGCTATCCGCTGGTCAAGCAGGCGCGGCGGATGGTGGCATCGGGCCAGTTCGGCAAGGTCCGGCGGGTCTCGGTCAAGTACACGCAGGACTGGCTCAGCCGCGCGTCGGATCTCGAAGGCAACAAGCAGGCCGCGTGGCGCGTCGATCCGGCGCAGTCGGGCGCAGCGGGCGCGTTCGGCGACATCGGCACCCATGCGGCAAATCTTGCCGAATTCATCACTGGCGAGCGGATCACCCGGATCGCTGCCGAGCTGACCATGCTCGACGGGCGGCAGATCGACGATGACGGCGCGGCGCTGTTCCACCTTTCGGGCGGCGGCAAGGGCACGCTGGTGGCGAGCCAGGTGCTGGTCGGCGACATCAACGATCTCGCCATCTCTGTGTACTGCGAAGAAGCCGGGCTGCATTGGCGGCAGGAAGAGCCGAACACGATGCGCGTCGGCTATCGCGACCGGCCCACCGAGATCTGGAATGCAGGCGGCAACCGCGCCTATCTGGCGGAGGATGTGCTGGCGATCCAGCGCACCCCGGCGGGGCATCCGGAGGGCTATCTGGAAGCCTTCGCCAATATCTACGCCGCTTTCGGCAAGGCCCTGCGCGGCGAAGTGCCTGCGGGCGATGAACCGGGCTATGCCACAGTGGAAGACACGCTGGCGGGGATGCGCTTCATTTCTGCCGCCATCGAATCGAGCCGCAACAACGCGGCATGGACGAACATCTGA
- a CDS encoding ThuA domain-containing protein, with protein MTRRFGWKRVLLIFVLLALAVFAVGLPRTADASSRPLLQEAQDHDTEAPVLPDELPRPAILVFSKTNAYRHVDAIPAANALFERLAADNGWGYFHTENGAAFSPEILSQFDAVVFNNVSGDVFTPDQRAAFQSFLESGGGYVGVHAAGDNSHEAWSWYMTDIIGTTFTGHPMDPQFQQATVRIEDRMHPATDHLEAEWVRTDEWYSFDRSPRDVPGVSALATLDESTYDPGSFFGTELAMGADHPIIWWRCAGSGRVLYSALGHTPQSFAEPEYVTLLQDALRWSMKLEGEACGTAPVVAEAAAEEAAQ; from the coding sequence GTGACACGCAGATTCGGCTGGAAGCGGGTGCTCCTGATATTCGTGTTGCTGGCGCTGGCAGTCTTCGCCGTCGGCCTGCCGCGTACTGCTGACGCATCATCGCGACCATTGCTTCAGGAAGCGCAGGACCACGATACCGAGGCTCCTGTTCTGCCAGATGAGCTCCCTCGCCCCGCAATCCTCGTATTCTCCAAGACCAATGCCTATCGCCATGTTGATGCGATCCCGGCTGCCAATGCGCTTTTCGAGCGGCTGGCGGCGGACAACGGCTGGGGCTATTTCCACACCGAGAACGGCGCAGCCTTCTCGCCCGAAATTCTCAGCCAGTTCGACGCGGTGGTGTTCAACAATGTCAGCGGCGATGTGTTCACGCCCGACCAGCGCGCGGCGTTCCAGAGCTTTCTCGAAAGCGGCGGCGGCTATGTCGGCGTCCATGCGGCGGGCGACAATTCGCACGAGGCGTGGAGCTGGTACATGACCGACATCATCGGCACCACTTTCACCGGCCATCCGATGGACCCCCAATTCCAGCAGGCCACCGTGCGGATCGAGGACCGGATGCATCCGGCCACCGATCATCTCGAAGCCGAGTGGGTGCGGACCGACGAATGGTATTCATTCGACCGCTCGCCGCGCGACGTGCCGGGGGTCTCCGCGCTGGCGACGCTGGACGAGAGCACTTATGATCCGGGCAGTTTCTTCGGCACCGAGCTGGCGATGGGTGCGGATCATCCGATTATCTGGTGGCGCTGTGCGGGCTCAGGGCGGGTGCTCTATTCGGCACTGGGGCACACGCCGCAAAGCTTTGCCGAGCCGGAGTATGTCACGCTGTTGCAGGACGCGCTGCGCTGGTCGATGAAGCTGGAAGGCGAGGCCTGTGGCACCGCGCCGGTCGTTGCCGAGGCAGCGGCAGAGGAAGCGGCGCAATGA
- a CDS encoding tyrosine-type recombinase/integrase, with the protein MPNLSRIGEREKLKPRAGDEPHWQRLRQGCYVGFRPSKKGSTGKWFARAYDPDTNRYSRKPLGDYGSLSGHEVFTQAKIDAEAWAETVESGGVRARELVTVADACEAYLKEKPGSIAEGVFRRHVYADPIAKLKLDKLRRHHLRSWRKRLEQAPALITRNKDGDKRTKERSKSTVNRDMVPLRAALGQVLKPGAPNTDAAWQEALRPFKGADKRRELYLDRAERTRLIDASGDDAQPFIRSLCLLPLRPGALAGLTVRDFDKRTRTLTIGKDKSGNPRQMTMPQAIADFFTAQVKGKLPAAPIFARASGDAWNKDAWKYPVKDAVTAAGLPGAVSAYTLRHSVITDLIRARLPILTVAQLSGTSVAMIERHYGHLVRDDAEDALASIAI; encoded by the coding sequence ATGCCGAATTTGAGTCGGATTGGAGAACGCGAAAAGCTGAAGCCAAGGGCTGGGGACGAGCCGCACTGGCAGCGGTTGCGGCAGGGTTGCTACGTCGGCTTCCGCCCGTCCAAGAAAGGCAGCACCGGCAAGTGGTTTGCCCGCGCCTATGATCCGGATACCAACCGCTATTCGCGCAAGCCGCTTGGCGACTATGGTTCGCTGTCCGGTCATGAGGTTTTTACACAGGCCAAGATCGATGCCGAAGCGTGGGCCGAGACGGTCGAAAGCGGCGGCGTGCGTGCCCGTGAACTGGTGACCGTTGCCGATGCCTGCGAAGCCTATCTGAAAGAAAAGCCCGGATCGATTGCCGAGGGCGTGTTCCGGCGGCACGTGTATGCCGATCCTATCGCCAAGTTAAAACTGGACAAGTTGCGGCGGCACCATCTGCGCAGTTGGCGCAAGCGGCTGGAGCAAGCCCCGGCGCTGATCACCCGCAACAAGGATGGCGACAAACGCACCAAGGAACGGTCAAAATCCACCGTCAATCGCGATATGGTGCCGCTGCGCGCTGCTCTTGGGCAGGTGCTCAAACCCGGTGCGCCGAATACCGATGCAGCATGGCAAGAGGCGCTGCGCCCGTTTAAAGGTGCTGACAAGCGCCGGGAACTGTATCTCGACCGGGCTGAACGCACTCGCCTGATTGATGCCAGCGGCGATGATGCACAGCCGTTCATCAGAAGCCTTTGCCTGTTGCCGCTGCGCCCCGGCGCGCTGGCAGGGCTGACAGTGCGCGACTTCGACAAGCGCACCCGCACGCTCACCATCGGCAAGGACAAGAGCGGCAACCCACGCCAGATGACCATGCCGCAAGCCATCGCCGATTTTTTCACTGCGCAGGTCAAGGGCAAGCTGCCAGCCGCGCCGATTTTTGCACGGGCCAGCGGCGATGCGTGGAACAAGGATGCTTGGAAATACCCGGTCAAGGATGCGGTGACAGCGGCTGGCCTTCCAGGAGCTGTTTCAGCCTACACCCTGCGCCATAGCGTCATCACCGACCTGATCCGCGCCCGCCTGCCAATCCTTACAGTGGCGCAGCTATCGGGCACCAGCGTTGCCATGATTGAACGACACTATGGCCATCTGGTGCGCGATGATGCCGAAGATGCGCTGGCAAGCATCGCGATATAG